From Salvia splendens isolate huo1 chromosome 16, SspV2, whole genome shotgun sequence, a single genomic window includes:
- the LOC121772160 gene encoding zinc finger CCHC domain-containing protein 10-like: MSSNKDDGAAERIKAAALSAAKGLSRAQAERAATAAARNVNAYGQKEEGPSRWQERKEAKRQMYLMSTEKQVRLGERKDLKSSTSSVASASQCQKCYQMGHWTYECKNERVYISRPSRTQQLKNPKLRMKVSISYDLDNPDVPVEDKGEKRVKKSKRKHKSDKESDNDSEASVFESDSGASSVTGSDESSGDSESSDSSSTDSEEERRGRRKSKKKKKQQRKRRHRSYSSSSESSESDSGSDSESEDRCSRRKGKSRRHGKRH; this comes from the coding sequence ATGTCGAGCAATAAAGATGATGGTGCAGCGGAGAGAATCAAGGCAGCTGCTCTATCAGCTGCGAAGGGGCTGAGCCGTGCCCAGGCGGAGCGGGCTGCCACTGCGGCTGCACGGAATGTGAATGCATATGGGCAGAAGGAAGAGGGTCCGAGTAGATGGCAAGAGAGGAAAGAAGCCAAGAGGCAAATGTATTTGATGAGTACCGAGAAACAAGTGAGATTGGGTGAAAGGAAGGATCTCAAGAGCTCCACTTCATCGGTTGCTTCAGCTTCGCAATGCCAGAAGTGCTACCAGATGGGGCATTGGACGTATGAATGCAAGAACGAGAGGGTTTACATTTCAAGACCTTCACGCACGCAGCAGCTGAAGAACCCGAAGCTGAGAATGAAGGTCTCCATCTCTTACGACTTGGATAACCCGGATGTTCCCGTGGAGGATAAGGGTGAAAAGCGGGTGAAGAAGAGCAAAAGGAAGCATAAGTCTGATAAGGAGTCTGATAATGACAGTGAGGCCTCAGTTTTTGAATCTGACAGTGGTGCCTCTTCAGTGACGGGTTCGGATGAGTCTTCAGGGGACAGTGAGTCCAGTGATAGTTCCTCGACTGATTCTGAAGAGgagaggagggggaggaggaagagcaagaagaaaaagaagcagCAGAGGAAGAGAAGGCATCGGAGTTACAGCTCTTCATCGGAGTCCTCAGAATCTGATTCTGGTTCGGACTCTGAATCTGAGGATAGGTGTAGTCGAAGGAAGGGTAAGAGCAGGAGGCATGGCAAAAGGCACTGA